ATGCAGAGCGAGTATTAGGTTTATGTCACATTATTGGCGCCGTGCTACTCTTCTATGCATCAACCATCTCCGATCCAAACATGCTGTTCTGGATCATGCTGCTCTACCTCATGACCTACATGCCAACCATTGCTTTGAACAACACCGTTTCATACGATATTCTGGCTCAAAAAGGCTACGACGTAGTAAAGGTTTTTCCTCCCATCCGCGTGTGGGGAACCATTGGATTTATTGCAGCCATGTGGGTAGTTGACCTGTTTGGCTGGGCAAGAAGTCCAATTCAATTTTACGTTGGAGCCATCACTGCCATTGCACTGGGAGTATATGCCTTCACCTTGCCCGCTTGCCCTCCATCTAAATCAAACAAAAAGGGTTCACTTGTTTCGGCTCTGGGATTAGATGCATTTGTGCTTTTCAAACAACGCAAGATGACCGTTTTCTTCATCTTTGCCATGCTGCTGGGAGCAGCCCTACAGATAACCAACACCTTTGGAGGTTCATTCCTCGACTCCTTCAGCATGGATGCAATGTATAAGTCATCGTTTGCAGTAACGCACCCCAACCTACTGATGTCGGTATCGCAAATTTCAGAAACATTGTTCATCCTCACCATCCCCTTCTTCCTCAGCCGGTTTGGCATTAAAAAGGTAATGATGATGAGCAT
The Williamwhitmania sp. DNA segment above includes these coding regions:
- a CDS encoding nucleoside permease produces the protein MNIKNRLTIMNFLQFFVWGSWLISLGGYLGGTLHFSGEQIGGIFATMGIASLFMPGLLGIVADRWMNAERVLGLCHIIGAVLLFYASTISDPNMLFWIMLLYLMTYMPTIALNNTVSYDILAQKGYDVVKVFPPIRVWGTIGFIAAMWVVDLFGWARSPIQFYVGAITAIALGVYAFTLPACPPSKSNKKGSLVSALGLDAFVLFKQRKMTVFFIFAMLLGAALQITNTFGGSFLDSFSMDAMYKSSFAVTHPNLLMSVSQISETLFILTIPFFLSRFGIKKVMMMSMFAWVFRFGLFGIGNPGHGLILLVLSMIIYGMAFDFFNISGSLFVEQEVAPNIRASAQGLFMIMTNGLGAIIGGFASGKIVDIFTTYNPTTHEVLTRNWHDIWMVFAAYALVLALVFPLVFKYKHDRNAVANIHH